The Canis lupus dingo isolate Sandy chromosome 4, ASM325472v2, whole genome shotgun sequence genome contains a region encoding:
- the CHRM3 gene encoding muscarinic acetylcholine receptor M3 isoform X2 encodes MTLHTNSTTSPLFPNISLSWVHGPLDAGLPPGTVTHFGSYNISQAAGNLSSSNDTTSDPLGGHTIWQVVFIAFLTGILALVTIIGNILVIVAFKVNKQLKTVNNYFLLSLACADLIIGVISMNLFTTYIIMNRWALGNLACDLWLSIDYVASNASVMNLLVISFDRYFSITRPLTYRAKRTTKRAGVMIGLAWVISFILWAPAILFWQYFVGKRTVPPGECFIQFLSEPTITFGTAIAAFYMPVTIMTILYWRIYKETEKRTKELAGLQASGTEAEAENFVHPTGSSRSCSSYELQQQSLKRSARKKYGRCHFWFATKSWKPSTEQMDPDHSSSDSWNNNDAAASLENSASSDEEDIGSETRAIYSIVLKLPGHSTILNATKLPSADNLQVPDEELGLGDLDRKGSKLQAQKSLDDGGSFQKSFSKLPIQLESAVDPTKMSEVNSSAGKTTATLPLSFKEATLAKRFALKTRSQITKRKRMSLIKEKKAAQTLSAILLAFIITWTPYNIMVLVNTFCDSCIPKTYWNLGYWLCYINSTVNPVCYALCNKTFRTTFKMLLLCQCDKRKRRKQQYQQRQSVIFHKRMPEQAS; translated from the coding sequence ATGACCTTGCACACTAACAGTACAACCTCGCCTTTGTTTCCAAACATCAGCTTGTCCTGGGTGCATGGCCCCTTGGACGCAGGGCTGCCTCCAGGCACGGTCACTCACTTCGGCAGCTACAACATTTCTCAGGCAGCTGGAAATTTGTCCTCCTCAAATGACACCACCAGTGACCCGCTGGGAGGTCACACCATCTGGCAGGTGGTCTTCATTGCATTCCTAACAGGCATCCTGGCCTTGGTGACCATCATCGGCAACATCCTGGTGATCGTGGCCTTCAAGGTCAACAAGCAGCTGAAGACAGTCAATAACTACTTCCTCTTAAGTCTGGCCTGTGCGGATCTGATCATTGGGGTCATCTCCATGAACCTGTTTACCACCTACATCATCATGAATCGATGGGCTTTGGGAAACCTGGCCTGTGACCTGTGGCTCTCCATCGACTACGTGGCTAGCAACGCCTCCGTTATGAATCTCCTGGTCATTAGCTTTGACAGGTACTTTTCCATTACGCGGCCACTCACCTACCGAGCCAAAAGAACCACAAAAAGAGCTGGAGTGATGATAGGCCTGGCATGGGTCATCTCTTTCATCCTCTGGGCTCCTGCCATCTTGTTCTGGCAGTACTTTGTCGGGAAGAGAACTGTGCCGCCCGGAGAGTGCTTCATTCAGTTCCTCAGCGAGCCCACCATCACGTTCGGCACGGCCATCGCTGCCTTCTATATGCCCGTCACCATCATGACTATTTTATACTGGAGGATCTATAAGGAGACCGAGAAACGTACCAAAGAGCTTGCCGGGCTGCAGGCGTCTGGGACGGAAGCAGAGGCCGAGAACTTCGTCCACCCCACAGGCAGCTCTCGAAGCTGCAGCAGCTATGAGCTCCAGCAGCAGAGCCTGAAACGCTCGGCCAGGAAGAAGTACGGCCGCTGCCACTTCTGGTTTGCCACCAAGAGCTGGAAGCCCAGCACCGAGCAGATGGACCCAGACCACAGCAGCAGTGACAGCTGGAATAACAACGATGCCGCTGCCTCCCTGGAAAACTCTGCCTCCTCCGATGAGGAAGACATCGGCTCTGAGACAAGAGCCATCTATTCGATCGTGCTCAAGCTGCCCGGTCACAGCACCATCCTCAATGCCACCAAATTACCCTCAGCAGACAACCTGCAGGTGCCTGatgaggagctggggctgggagaCTTGGACAGGAAAGGCAGCAAGCTGCAGGCCCAGAAGAGCCTAGACGATGGAGGCAGTTTCCAGAAGAGCTTCTCCAAGCTTCCCATCCAATTAGAGTCAGCCGTGGACCCGACCAAGATGTCTGAGGTCAACTCCTCAGCAGGGAAGACCACGGCCACTCTACCTCTGTCCTTCAAGGAAGCCACCCTGGCCAAGAGATTTGCTCTCAAGACCAGAAGTCAGATCACCAAGCGGAAACGGATGTCCCTCATCAAGGAGAAGAAGGCGGCTCAGACCCTCAGTGCCATCCTGCTAGCCTTCATCATCACCTGGACCCCCTACAATATCATGGTTCTGGTGAACACCTTTTGTGACAGCTGCATACCCAAAACCTATTGGAATCTGGGCTACTGGCTGTGCTACATCAACAGCACGGTGAACCCCGTGTGCTATGCGCTGTGTAACAAAACATTCAGAACCACTTTCAAGATGCTGCTGCTGTGTCAGTGTGACAAACGCAAGCGGCGCAAGCAGCAGTACCAGCAGAGACAGTCAGTCATTTTTCACAAGCGCATGCCCGAGCAGGCCTCGTAG
- the CHRM3 gene encoding muscarinic acetylcholine receptor M3 isoform X1: protein MVVQRLCPRITMTLHTNSTTSPLFPNISLSWVHGPLDAGLPPGTVTHFGSYNISQAAGNLSSSNDTTSDPLGGHTIWQVVFIAFLTGILALVTIIGNILVIVAFKVNKQLKTVNNYFLLSLACADLIIGVISMNLFTTYIIMNRWALGNLACDLWLSIDYVASNASVMNLLVISFDRYFSITRPLTYRAKRTTKRAGVMIGLAWVISFILWAPAILFWQYFVGKRTVPPGECFIQFLSEPTITFGTAIAAFYMPVTIMTILYWRIYKETEKRTKELAGLQASGTEAEAENFVHPTGSSRSCSSYELQQQSLKRSARKKYGRCHFWFATKSWKPSTEQMDPDHSSSDSWNNNDAAASLENSASSDEEDIGSETRAIYSIVLKLPGHSTILNATKLPSADNLQVPDEELGLGDLDRKGSKLQAQKSLDDGGSFQKSFSKLPIQLESAVDPTKMSEVNSSAGKTTATLPLSFKEATLAKRFALKTRSQITKRKRMSLIKEKKAAQTLSAILLAFIITWTPYNIMVLVNTFCDSCIPKTYWNLGYWLCYINSTVNPVCYALCNKTFRTTFKMLLLCQCDKRKRRKQQYQQRQSVIFHKRMPEQAS, encoded by the coding sequence ACTATGTCCGAGAATCACAATGACCTTGCACACTAACAGTACAACCTCGCCTTTGTTTCCAAACATCAGCTTGTCCTGGGTGCATGGCCCCTTGGACGCAGGGCTGCCTCCAGGCACGGTCACTCACTTCGGCAGCTACAACATTTCTCAGGCAGCTGGAAATTTGTCCTCCTCAAATGACACCACCAGTGACCCGCTGGGAGGTCACACCATCTGGCAGGTGGTCTTCATTGCATTCCTAACAGGCATCCTGGCCTTGGTGACCATCATCGGCAACATCCTGGTGATCGTGGCCTTCAAGGTCAACAAGCAGCTGAAGACAGTCAATAACTACTTCCTCTTAAGTCTGGCCTGTGCGGATCTGATCATTGGGGTCATCTCCATGAACCTGTTTACCACCTACATCATCATGAATCGATGGGCTTTGGGAAACCTGGCCTGTGACCTGTGGCTCTCCATCGACTACGTGGCTAGCAACGCCTCCGTTATGAATCTCCTGGTCATTAGCTTTGACAGGTACTTTTCCATTACGCGGCCACTCACCTACCGAGCCAAAAGAACCACAAAAAGAGCTGGAGTGATGATAGGCCTGGCATGGGTCATCTCTTTCATCCTCTGGGCTCCTGCCATCTTGTTCTGGCAGTACTTTGTCGGGAAGAGAACTGTGCCGCCCGGAGAGTGCTTCATTCAGTTCCTCAGCGAGCCCACCATCACGTTCGGCACGGCCATCGCTGCCTTCTATATGCCCGTCACCATCATGACTATTTTATACTGGAGGATCTATAAGGAGACCGAGAAACGTACCAAAGAGCTTGCCGGGCTGCAGGCGTCTGGGACGGAAGCAGAGGCCGAGAACTTCGTCCACCCCACAGGCAGCTCTCGAAGCTGCAGCAGCTATGAGCTCCAGCAGCAGAGCCTGAAACGCTCGGCCAGGAAGAAGTACGGCCGCTGCCACTTCTGGTTTGCCACCAAGAGCTGGAAGCCCAGCACCGAGCAGATGGACCCAGACCACAGCAGCAGTGACAGCTGGAATAACAACGATGCCGCTGCCTCCCTGGAAAACTCTGCCTCCTCCGATGAGGAAGACATCGGCTCTGAGACAAGAGCCATCTATTCGATCGTGCTCAAGCTGCCCGGTCACAGCACCATCCTCAATGCCACCAAATTACCCTCAGCAGACAACCTGCAGGTGCCTGatgaggagctggggctgggagaCTTGGACAGGAAAGGCAGCAAGCTGCAGGCCCAGAAGAGCCTAGACGATGGAGGCAGTTTCCAGAAGAGCTTCTCCAAGCTTCCCATCCAATTAGAGTCAGCCGTGGACCCGACCAAGATGTCTGAGGTCAACTCCTCAGCAGGGAAGACCACGGCCACTCTACCTCTGTCCTTCAAGGAAGCCACCCTGGCCAAGAGATTTGCTCTCAAGACCAGAAGTCAGATCACCAAGCGGAAACGGATGTCCCTCATCAAGGAGAAGAAGGCGGCTCAGACCCTCAGTGCCATCCTGCTAGCCTTCATCATCACCTGGACCCCCTACAATATCATGGTTCTGGTGAACACCTTTTGTGACAGCTGCATACCCAAAACCTATTGGAATCTGGGCTACTGGCTGTGCTACATCAACAGCACGGTGAACCCCGTGTGCTATGCGCTGTGTAACAAAACATTCAGAACCACTTTCAAGATGCTGCTGCTGTGTCAGTGTGACAAACGCAAGCGGCGCAAGCAGCAGTACCAGCAGAGACAGTCAGTCATTTTTCACAAGCGCATGCCCGAGCAGGCCTCGTAG